A single region of the Metarhizium brunneum chromosome 6, complete sequence genome encodes:
- the LIP5 gene encoding Lipase 5, which produces MGKHVMGVYKNETPVAPVFLYHAPDDEIVPYHDAGILVDRWCGYGASVDFLTVAAGGHFTTEILGVPDAVRFTANALEGKLAAGCSTRTSYNDTLNPIALGAQLEPALASLLQMLANLGKKDASIKQDLTKLGRRI; this is translated from the coding sequence ATGGGAAAACACGTCATGGGTGTGTACAAGAACGAGACGCCTGTTGCACCAGTATTCCTTTATCACGCCCCCGACGATGAGATTGTGCCCTATCATGACGCGGGGATACTCGTGGATAGATGGTGTGGCTACGGTGCTAGTGTAGACTTTCTGACTGTCGCTGCCGGCGGACACTTTACCACCGAGATCCTTGGTGTTCCCGACGCCGTGAGATTCACCGCCAACGCTCTCGAAGGGAAACTTGCCGCTGGCTGCTCGACGAGAACCTCGTACAATGACACGCTGAATCCCATCGCTCTGGGGGCTCAGTTGGAGCCCGCCTTGGCGTCTTTGCTCCAAATGCTAGCAAACCTTGGCAAGAAAGACGCAAGTATCAAGCAGGATCTTACTAAACTTGGTCGTCGTATCTAA
- the KTXA_2 gene encoding Killer toxin subunits alpha/beta, translating into MHWGFADIDPVTWKPVINDGKDQWEDFKKLPNVKRILSLGGWVYSTDPATYSIIRDAIINNRQIFASNLAQFVKDEGVDGVDIDWEYPGAPDIYIWSQPIGQKSDGVNYLKFLTALKARIGSEKSWDVGNPNAFDECPSGRCIRSHVNLTETNNMLVMITKAGVPNNKIFVGEASYGRSFRMAKEGCWGPTCGFTGSRTQSTANPGRCTNTRGYLAYAEIKEIISAGGNVRTFHDGDSNTDVLLYNGDYVGYMTPTTKDTRRTDWREFNFAGTIDWAVDLQEFSEEHLTNTDRPKSGQGCISGHDMTLETAEMCEFACEYGFCPSSLCICDEKGKLKGLPAERKDVKGSAWDWLHLDMNRLCAFSCRYDNCPHEVCTDGIIQQGEDEDED; encoded by the exons ATGCACTGGGGATTCGCCGATATCGATCCAGTCACTTGGAAACCAGTCATCAACGATGGAAAAGACCAGTGGGAGGACTTCAAAAAGCTGCCAAATGTAAAGCGCATTCTATCATTAGGTGGTTGGGTATACTCGACCGACCCCGCTACGTATAGTATTATCCGagatgccatcatcaacaacagACAAATTTTTGCCAGTAACTTGGCACAATTTGTCAAGGATGAGGgggtcgacggcgtcgataTTGATTGGGAATACCCTGGT GCCCCGGATATCTACATCTGGAGCCAGCCCATTGGCCAAAAATCCGACGGAGTCAACTACCTCAAATTTCTTACCGCATTAAAAGCCAGAATAGGAAGCGAAAAGTCG TGGGATGTTGGCAACCCCAACGCCTTTGACGAATGCCCATCTGGTAGATGCATTCGAAGTCATG TAAATTTGACTGAAACCAACAACATGCTCGTGATGA TCACTAAAGCCGGGGTCCCCAATAACAAAATTTTTGTTGGTGAAGCTAGTTACGGCAGGTCGTTTCgcatggccaaggagggTTGCTGGGGCCCGACGTGTGGCTTTACAGGTTCCCGTACACAGTCAACCGCGAATCCTGGTCGCTGTACCAACACCAGAGGATACCTGGCCTATGCTGAGATCAAAGAGATAATAAGCGCGGGAGGCAATGTCAGGACGTTCCACGATGGCGACTCCAACACGGACGTTTTGCTCTACAATGGAGACTACGTCGGATATATGACTCCGACAACGAAAGACACACGACGAACAGACTGGCGGGAGTTTAATTTCGCTGGGACGATTGACTGGGCTGTCGACTTGCAAGAATTCTCCGAGGAACACTTGACCAACACTGATCGGCCTAAATCCGGCCAAGGCTGTATATCGGGTCACGACATGACGCTTGAAACTGCTGAAATGTGCGAGTTTGCGTGTGAATATGGTTTTTGTCCCTCATCCTTGTGCATTTGCGATGAAAAGGGAAAGCTCAAGGGTCTGCCAGCCGAGAGGAAAGACGTGAAGGGGTCGGCTTGGGACTGGTTGCACTTGGATATGAACAGGCTTTGCGCGTTTTCATGCAGATATGACAACTGTCCACACGAGGTTTGTACAGACGGCATCATCCAgcagggcgaggacgaggacgaggactAG
- the bik5_2 gene encoding Bikaverin cluster transcription factor bik5, with protein sequence MGRLRQTSINQCKGQCGEKLREAEAEGRVSNYGCMGLFPLDKPIPWIEISGFPSRIAPGKCVCDDMLINTIAESVIEAMPMIAAAACFMLMSAVKLVVDVGAKFIPGVGRVIDAGLNMAMTAARMASYIYPDGEDPAGAFNWWLSPCGGESNLVPDDIKKAFEILNAVTDGVSGFKPPKKIKKGSGKKGDDGNPTNQQKPRTLNNGGGGGGGNGGGNKGNNKNNKTKRCKIRKGYSTRRLGRYKNTVQFQSCVQDKTMTENLVITSAHYHVNAKPTDVVKVCPKKYTQACYHYSSATRVSPQWATITCPPEAAKPNWRQDGEATATWATQHGGTGWKDIAHREEPQCDRDEYPPAYLLNEQDDALKWGGKPQGNGQLVRFLPAKQNQGAGKLWQGACSEGPVGDISDMDLINRVRNAPAKLQSVSKDASRTLTKAEVTVTQRPQWHMEFEHTVNPLPNDGLNDNPCWPSKIAPQDPGFALLTFDPYYISLYGKDQTKTKHPYTYDAPYNPPANGRSAKAIYTVSADKYPKALLTGTSLPNSRDSMAAFLTAFDIPKPANSVHSDQAASLVDSNSGLPNSRSCVTCRRRRVRCDRHQPCSNCDRAHIQCVFPPPQRASRRTRQVNHDTPELNPRASEIELMKRRLQKLENIVTQLSGHVEVNRETCGPRPSSGYVSSKVTDPDATNSTGVASRQESNIIEGEAAWNEDVAPELGRTDPGLIETQNAVLPADLADQFGRLVVHDNGSTGQYISSAFWSKLNDEVKTKVPILANIVMCLTNISQLKHLHTDMYFLNSVPDTCWDNTSSNQSPRQVSCVVSDRHSIPFGFGSMDVDLQALRPSEAEISILWKTYRENIDPILKILHIPSMEKVVRRARRSPSSLEPGSEALLFAVYHAAIASLEDEEVQSNFKSSKPHLLGKYRFALEQALVRADFLNILDITLVQAFTIFLTLVRRQDNTRFCWTAVSLVIRMAQGLGIHRDGTKFALVPFEVEMRRRLWWAICTLDLRSAEEAGTGLIIGNSSFDTMLPLNINDTDISPEKKEAPMPRDGRSDCSICLVRYEVCAVSRRLYFASTEPRPADADTVGLNLEEREKMLIEVKNRVEQKFLRYQAFTEDSLGWMVAIIARLIMAKICLAIYHSALFPGISPELSKDMRDRLYISAIQIMEYYHILSTDERCRQWRWIIQTYRQSHAVAYVLMETSQRPWTAMSERAWEAVNPLRRDGQAMNSTAEPDPTIAGDTAGIRMPLGRLFTRMESHREAEILRIRSNPVSAHESDGQDRMSAFSKWLDSAPGLESRLQQIDNRWRRLVQQERSEPCYPSATTPTPWTELPAMATWQPEAAVSSGLWGDQLKFQEATHSLSLNPSEQWLYDFGITNKLISLDTNSYVAPCAYTASDVPLEPLAGIASIPDTRAVSNSHISLHAKQTSLAYGENMSANEFRHDTQPWLWPSFPPIPTEETATGLINRDVGTSFNETNLDNWQRNL encoded by the exons ATGGGCAGACTCAGGCAGACTTCGATCAATCAATGCAAGGGCCAATGTGGTGAGAAATTAAgagaggccgaggccgagggcagGGTCAGCAACTACGGCTGCATGGGGCTTTTCCCACTTGACAAGCCCATCCCTTGGATAGAAATCAGCGGTTTCCCTAGCCGCATAGCTCCAGGCAAATGCGTCTGCGATGACATGCTGATAAATACCATCGCCGAGTCTGTCATTGAGGCCATGCCCATGATCGCTGCA GCCGCGTGTTTTATGCTAATGTCGGCGGTGAAGCTGGTAGTTGATGTCGGAGCAAAGTTCATCCCTGGAGTGGGCAGGGTAATTGATGCTGGCTTAA ATATGGCCATGACTGCTGCTCGAATGGCCTCTTATATCTATCCAGACGGAGAGGATCCCGCGGGGGCCTTTAACTGGTGGCTTAGCCCATGCGGTGGCGAGAGCAATCTTGTGCCAGATGACATTAAGAAAGCATTTGAGATTCTAAACGCTGTTACTGACGGCGTATCTGGTTTCAAGCCACCCAAGAAGATAAAAAAAGGCAGTGGAAAGAAGGGTGACGACGGTAATCCCACCAACCAACAGAAACCTCGCACGCTCAataatggcggcggcggcggcggcggcaacgggGGTGGCAACAAAGGCAATAACAAGAATAACAAGACGAAGCGTTGCAAGATTAGGAAAGGGTATTCCACCAGACGACTTGGCCGTTACAAGAATACCGTCCAGTTTCAATCCTGCGTTCAAGACAAGACCATGACGGAAAACTTGGTCATCACCTCGGCACACTATCATGTCAATGCCAAGCCCACCGATGTAGTCAAAGTATGCCCCAAGAAATATACCCAGGCATGCTACCACTACAGTTCTGCTACGAGAGTCAGCCCTCAATGGGCAACCATTACCTGCCCTCCGGAAGCTGCCAAACCCAACTGGCGACAGGACGGCGAGGCGACTGCGACTTGGGCAACACAGCATGGCGGTACCGGGTGGAAAGATATAGCACACCGAGAGGAGCCCCAATGTGACAGGGACGAGTATCCACCAGCATATCTCCTGAATGAGCAAGACGACGCTTTGAAATGGGGTGGCAAGCCGCAGGGCAATGGGCAGCTCGTCCGCTTCCTTCCCGCCAAACAAAACCAGGGGGCCGGGAAACTTTGGCAGGGAGCTTGCTCTGAGGGACCTGTAGGGGACATTTCAGACATGGACTTGATAAATCGAGTTAGGAATGCGCCAGCTAAACTGCAGAGCGTTTCCAAGGACGCTTCTAGAACCCTCACCAAAGCCGAGGTCACGGTTACCCAAAGACCACAATGGCATATGGAGTTTGAACACACGGTAAACCCACTGCCGAATGATGGCTTGAACGATAACCCATGTTGGCCATCCAAGATTGCGCCGCAGGATCCGGGCTTTGCTTTACTCACGTTTGACCCTTATTACATCTCACTATACGGAAAGGATCAAACTAAAACAAAACACCCGTATACGTACGATGCGCCCTATAACCCCCCAGCTAATG GCCGCAGTGCGAAAGCAATCTATACCGTCTCGGCTGACAAATACCCAAAGGCCCTCCTCACTGGCACCAGTTTGCCCAACTCTCGCGACTCAATGGCGGCATTCCTTACCGCCTTTGATATCCCCAAGCCTGCAAACTCAGTCCACTCCGATCAAGCTGCTTCATTGGTCGATTCCAATTCTGGGCTGCCTAATTCTCGTAGTTGCGTCACCTGCCGCCGTCGAAGAGTCCGATGTGACAGGCACCAGCCTTGCTCCAACTGCGACCGCGCTCACATTCAATGCGTCTTTCCGCCTCCGCAGCGTGCTTCTCGTCGGACGAGACAAGTAAACCACGACACGCCCGAATTGAACCCTAGAGCTTCAGAGATTGAACTTATGAAGCGTCGTCTGCAGAAACTTGAGAACATTGTTACCCAGCTCAGTGGACATGTCGAAGTCAACAGGGAAACTTGCGGCCCACGACCCTCCAGCGGCTACGTGTCTTCGAAAGTTACCGACCCTGATGCGACCAATAGTACGGGCGTTGCCAGCCGGCAAGAATCAAATATCATTGAAGGTGAGGCAGCTTGGAACGAAGATGTAGCTCCAGAACTTGGCCGAACAGACCCGGGGTTGATAGAGACACAAAATGCGGTGCTGCCGGCTGATTTAGCCGACCAATTTGGACGTTTGGTTGTGCACGACAATGGAAGCACTGGACAATACATTAGCAGCGCTTTCTGGTCCAAATTGAATGACGAGGTAAAGACAAAGGTGCCCATTCTTGCAAATATAGTCATGTGTTTGACAAATATATCCCAGCTTAAGCATCTCCATACCGATATGTATTTCCTGAATAGTGTTCCTGATACCTGTTGGGATAACACTTCCTCCAACCAATCTCCGAGACAGGTCTCGTGTGTGGTCTCAGATCGCCATAGCATTCCCTTTGGATTTGGTTCCATGGACGTGGATCTACAAGCACTACGCCCTAGCGAAGCAGAAATATCCATTTTATGGAAGACTTATCGAGAGAACATTGACCCTATTCTCAAAATCTTGCATATACCCTCCATGGAAAAGGTAGTGCGCAGAGCAAGGAGGAGTCCTAGCAGTCTGGAACCGGGGAGCGAAGCTCTTCTATTCGCAGTCTACCACGCTGCCATAGCGTCACtagaggatgaagag GTGCAATCGAATTTCAAGTCATCCAAGCCACACCTTTTGGGCAAGTACAGGTTCGCTTTAGAGCAAGCACTTGTCAGAGCCGATTTTCTCAATATCCTCGACATAACGCTTGTGCAGGCGTTTACCATATTTCTCACCCTCGTGCGGCGGCAAGATAATACGAGATTTTGCTGGACTGCAGTAAGTCTTGTTATAAGGATGGCCCAAGGACTAGGAATTCACCGTGATGGGACCAAATTTGCACTTGTTCCGTTTGAAGTTGAGATGAGACGTCGCCTATGGTGGGCAATTTGCACTCTAGACTTGAGATCTGCAGAGGAGGCAGGAACGGGTCTCATCATAGGCAACTCTTCATTTGAcaccatgttgccattgaaCATCAACGACACTGATATTAGCCcggaaaagaaggaagcgCCGATGCCCAGAGACGGTCGATCAGATTGCTCCATTTGTCTCGTTAGGTATGAGGTATGCGCCGTTTCTAGACGCTTGTACTTTGCAAGCACCGAGCCACGGCCAGCTGACGCAGATACCGTCGGACTGAACTTGGAGGAGCGCGAAAAGATGCTGATTGAAGTCAAAAATCGAGTCGAGCAAAAGTTTCTGCGATACCAAGCTTTCACAGAGGACTCATTGGGTTGGATGGTGGCCATCATCGCACGCTTAATCATGGCCAAGATATGCTTGGCCATATATCATTCCGCCCTCTTCCCTGGTATCAGTCCCGAACTGTCAAAAGATATGCGAGATCGATTGTACATCTCAGCGATTCAAATCATGGAGTATTACCATATTCTGTCGACGGATGAGCGCtgccggcaatggcgatgGATCATACAAACCTACCGGCAGTCCCATGCTGTTGCCTATGTGCTCATGGAAACTTCTCAAAGGCCGTGGACGGCAATGTCTGAGCGTGCCTGGGAAGCTGTAAACCCATTGCGCCGCGACGGCCAAGCCATGAATTCCACCGCTGAACCGGATCCAACTATTGCGGGCGATACCGCCGGCATTCGCATGCCTCTAGGCCGACTCTTCACGAGGATGGAGAGTCACCGAGAAGCTGAAATCCTACGTATCAGGTCCAACCCTGTGTCAGCCCATGAGTCAGATGGTCAGGATCGCATGAGTGCGTTTTCGAAATGGCTCGATTCTGCCCCTGGGCTTGAGTCCAGATTACAACAGATAGACAACCGCTGGCGAAGGTTGGTCCAGCAAGAACGCTCTGAACCTTGTTATCCTTCCGCCACAACCCCCACGCCCTGGACTGAGCTACCCGCTATGGCTACATGGCAGCCGGAAGCTGCCGTTTCGTCAGGCCTATGGGGGGATCAGTTGAAGTTTCAAGAAGCTACCCACTCTCTGAGCCTCAATCCGTCCGAACAATGGCTATACGACTTCGGGATCACTAACAAGCTTATATCATTGGACACAAACAGCTATGTGGCTCCTTGTGCTTATACTGCCAGTGATGTTCCACTCGAGCCACTGGCCGGGATCGCCAGCATCCCGGATACAAGAGCGGTTTCCAATTCACATATCTCGTTACATGCTAAACAGACATCACTAGCTTATGGCGAGAACATGTCGGCTAATGAGTTCCGTCATGACACGCAGCCGTGGTTATGGCCTAGCTTTCCTCCAATACCGACTGAGGAGACTGCCACAGGATTAATCAACAGAGATGTAGGCACAAGTTTTAATGAGACTAATTTGGATAACTGGCAAAGAAATTTGTAG